GCTTGCCGGCCTCAACAGGAAAGACACGGGGTTTGATATACTCACGATTGAAATAGCCCTTGACTTGTCCATGCCTCGAAAACGACGCATTATCACGCGCCAACACCGCCTGAACGGCATAAAACATGGCGTAATAGATACGATTCATGGCCGGGATGAGCATGGCGTTTTCCCGTAACAGTCGAGCTGCCCGCAACGACTCTTCCGAGCGTTCCAACCGATAGATGACAATCGCGCGCCGATCTTCAGGCGTCATAGACGCACCCCCTCCCGCAGAATATTGCGGTAGATCGGCAAGTGGTTGGAATGTGTTTTGACGACGGCGTCTGAGAGCAGAATAACGTCAATCAAACAATCGTATTTCAGTTCTAAATCATAGGCCATATTATACACATCCTGCTCCATATCCTTCGTGAGATCGGCGAGCTGAAGAAAAATATCAATATCCGACTCTTCCGTCGCGTCTCCTCGCGCATTGGAGCCGAACAACCACATATCAGTCACGGTATATTTGGCGGCGACAGCCTGTTTGAACTCATGAACAATGTCGGTCATATGTGTCGTGACCATGCGCTCTGTCTCCCCTCCTTTCCTGTATTATCGAGAATATACGTATTCCGCGCCGCTACTTACGTGTCCCACACTATTGTAAATAATACACCATATTGTGATGACAGCGTCAATCTTTTCTTGCAAAAAACAGGCGAACAGGTCACGCGTCAACTGTGACAAGTCCATAGGGTGTGTGGATAAAAAACGGGATCACATCCCCCAAATATCAATCATGCGCCCTCGATAATTCTCTTTGCGCTGAAAAATTTTTTCATCCCACGTTTTTTCCGCGTCCCGGTCGAAAACAATCAGATTGCCGGTTTCGGCGCCGCATTTATCCATATATTCAAAAGTTTGCTCAAGCCCCGCGCTGATTGTCCGCTCAAGCTCGCCATATTTGATTTTCAGCTCTATGACGATCCTTTGCGCTCCTTTTTCCCAGGGCCAGATGATCAGAAGATCCGTGCGTTTTCTGCCAAGTCCGTATTCTCTTTCTATTCTTCCGCCGCCGTTTATGATTCGCTGCAAAAACGCCTGAAGCAAAAGCTGCGGGCCGGCTTCAAGATAGTCGAACTGCTGGATCCAGCTTTCGGAATTTTCTCTGAAAAACTGTTGAAATTCGGAGAGCAGTTTTTCAGCGTCAACCCGCCCCTCTTCGTTGAGATACCATAAGCCTGTGAACAGAGGCATGAAATTATCCTGGGCCGTGTAGGTCAATTCCCTCGGGATCACCTCCGCGTAAATCGGATTCGAGATGACAAGCCCCTCCCGGCCTCGTTTCATCATTCCCAGATCAATCAGATATTGGGTGTCGTCGGGGCGATTTTGTTTGATTTTTCCGCCCGTAAGAAACGGCTCTATCAGCCGCCTGACCCGGTCTTCCTTCAGTTTGTCGACCAGCTGGTCAATATGGGTCTCCCGTCTTATGATGATATTTTCTTTTGCCCGGCGTATCATTTCCGCCGTGATGGAAATGGTCCTGTCCCGGTTTTTTTTCATATCGAAAGTCGCCTCGTACCCGAGGGCATTCACCAGCCAGGGCTGTCCCTGGGTATATTCCCACGCCAGCTCCATCGCGTCTTCGTCAAATGTCTGACCGGTTTCATCCGTATGCATGGCATACAGTTTTTCCACCTCTTCTCTGGAAAAATCCCCGAGCCTGAACGATTTCGCCTTGATATTGAAAGCGGAGCCGCCTGTGATAATCTCTTTTGTTCTCGAAGAATGGATTCTGTAATCTCTGATGTCCCGAATTCCGCACAGGATAATGGATTGAGGAAACATGTCCGGTCTTTTGGTATATCCGGCCCTCAACTGCCGGAGGACGGAAATCAGGGTGTCGCCGATCAACGCGTCTATTTCGTCTATGATCAGGATGACCGGCCTGTCGGACGCGACGCACCATCTTGATATGACGGCGTCGAGAGCCGCGTCTTCGCCATGCCGGTCCAGCACATCCCGCCATATATCCTGAACCGTGAGGTCACGCAGATACATTTCGGCCCTGTCCGCGATTTGGCTCAAAATCGCGGTCATGCCCCTTTTCACATCCTCCCGGGCGCCCTGGGCGGATTCGACATTGCAATACAGGCATTTGTATTTGCCCTGTTGGTTGAGATGCTCCGCGAGCGCGAGAATGCAGGTGGTTTTGCCTGTCTGACGCGGCGCGTGAAGGGTGAAATATTTTTTTTGATCAATCAAAGACAATATTTCGTCCATATCGAAACGTTCGAGAGGCGGAAAGCAGTAATGATCCTCGCTGTTGTTCGGCCCCGCCGTGTTGAAAAATCGTGTCATATTCTCCCTCGTCTTTGTTTTTTGCCTCAAGTCTGTATTTTAATACGCGGTCACCCGGGAAAGCAACCCCATTTTTGACAACATCGTAAAAATCCGATCTACTGCGTTGCGGCGGTTTTTTGTTCGTTCGGCATACTGGGTATCGCCTCGCTTATTTAAAAACCACCACGCCTTGTACATCGAATTTTTACGATGCCGTCTGATCCACTTTTTACGAGTTTATCATTTTTAGCCGGGGGCGTTTTTTCATCTCCCGCGAAGACCCATTAAATTCTTGACATCCGAACCCATTGGATATATTTTTATCGTTTGAAAATTTAATTTCTTACTTAAGATAAAGGGGAATTGGTTGTGGAGTTAAAAACAAGTCTTTACATTGCTCTTGTCATTTTCGGTTTGGGCGTCGTTTACAAGGTTTCAACCTGGTTTCGCCACAGTCTCTCTCCGCAGGCGGAAGCGTTCGGCCCCGGGAAAAGGATCGCGGCGGTTTTGAAAGGAATTTCGGGGACCCTTTTTGGCCCCGGAATTTTGACCCTGGGGCGGGTCCTGGTTCTGGATGTGATCCTGCAGCGGCGGATATTGAGGGAGAGCGCCCTGCGATGGGCCATGCACATGTGCATATACGGCGGTTTTATGGCCCTTTTGTTCATGCACGCCCTGGGCTTTATGTTTTTTGCGGATTTCCAGTCCACCGTCAACCCCTTTCTTTTTTTAAGAGACCTGTTCGGAGTCATTGTCGTGGTCGGTCTGGGAATTTCGTTTTACCGGCGCCATATTCTGAAGATTCCAAGGCTTGTGAACAACGCCATGGACCATTACATGGTCGCCATTCTGGCCGCGATCATGCTCACCGGTTTTCTGCTCCAGGCCTCCCAGATCACCTCTCATTCGGTTTATGAGCAGATGGTGCAGGATTATTCGGACATTGAGGACGAAGACGAGCTTAAGGCCCTTGAGGCCTTCTGGGTTGAAAATTACGGCGTGGTTTCCCCCGGGTCCAAACCCCCTTTTGACGCCGATCTCCTGGAGCTGGGGGCCGAGGCCAATGAAATGAACTGCGCCGACTGCCACGCCCCGGCCCAGGCGGCCTTTGTCAGCTACGCCGTTTCCGCGGGGATCCGGCCCATCGCCTTGTATCTGAACCGGATCGGCTTTCACGACATCCTTTATTATTTTCATTTCTGGCTTTGCCTCATCGGGCTGGCCTATCTGCCGTTCAGCCGAATGTTTCATATCATCGTCAGCCCCATATCGCTTCTGGCCAACGCCGTCGCGGATCCTGAGAAATCCGATCCGGCCGTCGTCGCCGTCCGCCAGATCATGGAGCTTGACGCGTGCACGCACTGCGGAACATGCAGCGTGAACTGTTTCGTGGGGGTGATGTTTGAGGAGGCGGGAAACGCCAACATCCTTCCGTCTGAAAAACTGGCTTCGGTGAAAAAATTCGTCGCCGGCAAAACCTGCGAGACGGATGTCGGCGATATCCAGGAAGGGCTTATGATGTGCGCCAACTGCCGAAACTGCACGGTGGTGTGCCCGGTGGGAATCAACCTCCAGGAACTGTGGTTTTCGGCCCGGGAAACGGCCCTGAAAGAGGGCGGCCCCCAGATGATGGCCCTTTCTTCCTTTTCCTTTTACCGGGGCCTGAAAAAAGAGGAGATTGAATCCGGTGATTACGCGGCGCCCGCGGACAGGGCGACCCAGGCGCTTGAGGAAAAGTTCGCCGACTTCGGCGAGGCGGACATATCCGTCAACCTTGAGGAAGGGGAGAGCGAATTCAAAAAAAGCCTGTCGCGGCTTTCCATCAACGGAAACACCTTCGCCTCATGCTTCGCCTGCACGACATGCACATCCGTGTGCCCGGTGGCGAACCAGTATGAGGACTCCCCGGGGGACTTAGGGATCGGTCCGCACCAGATTATTCATTCCGCTGTGATGGGGTTTGACGATTTGATATTCAGGTCCAAAATGCTGTGGAGCTGCCTGGGATGCTATGAATGCCAGGAGGCATGCCCCCAGGGGGTTCCGGTGACCGACGTGTTTTATGAAATCAAGAACATGGCCGCAAGACGTATAAAAGAAGATTCTCAAAGAGTGTAAGGAGACGGATGGATATGGAATACGCAATACAACGCTGCTGCGCGACGGCGGTCTTTCTGGAACAGTACAATGTGTCCACAGACGCGGTGATGAAGAGACTGGGCGTGAATATCGTGGATATCAAGGAATTCAACTGCTGCGGTTATCCGGCGAAAAGCTGCGATTACAACGCCTACGCCCTGGCTTCGGCCCGGAATCTGTCCCTTGCCGAAAAGCGGAATCTGGATGTGATGACCTTCTGCAACTGCTGTTACGGCAGCCTGAAACATGTGGATGACCTGCTTCGGCGGGATCCCGAGGCCCTGGAAGGGGTCAACGAAAAGCTTCAAAAAGAAGATCTGCGCTTTGGAGGATCCTCCAAAATCAAGCATCTGCTGGAGGTCCTTTATTTTGATATCGGGATTGAGCGCATCCGGGAAAGACTGGTGAGGAGTTTTGAGGGAACGAAGATCGCCGTCCACTACGGGTGTCATATCCTTCGGCCCGGGGAGGTCGCGAATTTCGGCGCTCCCGGGTCCGCCGCCATATTTGATGAGCTGGTGAAAATCACCGGCGCGGAGCTGGTCCCCTGGGACTTGCAGTCCCGATGCTGCGGCGCCTCCATGCGGGGGGTGGATG
The DNA window shown above is from Candidatus Desulfarcum epimagneticum and carries:
- a CDS encoding conserved hypothetical protein (Evidence 4 : Unknown function but conserved in other organisms) translates to MVTTHMTDIVHEFKQAVAAKYTVTDMWLFGSNARGDATEESDIDIFLQLADLTKDMEQDVYNMAYDLELKYDCLIDVILLSDAVVKTHSNHLPIYRNILREGVRL
- a CDS encoding conserved hypothetical protein (Evidence 4 : Unknown function but conserved in other organisms) encodes the protein MTRFFNTAGPNNSEDHYCFPPLERFDMDEILSLIDQKKYFTLHAPRQTGKTTCILALAEHLNQQGKYKCLYCNVESAQGAREDVKRGMTAILSQIADRAEMYLRDLTVQDIWRDVLDRHGEDAALDAVISRWCVASDRPVILIIDEIDALIGDTLISVLRQLRAGYTKRPDMFPQSIILCGIRDIRDYRIHSSRTKEIITGGSAFNIKAKSFRLGDFSREEVEKLYAMHTDETGQTFDEDAMELAWEYTQGQPWLVNALGYEATFDMKKNRDRTISITAEMIRRAKENIIIRRETHIDQLVDKLKEDRVRRLIEPFLTGGKIKQNRPDDTQYLIDLGMMKRGREGLVISNPIYAEVIPRELTYTAQDNFMPLFTGLWYLNEEGRVDAEKLLSEFQQFFRENSESWIQQFDYLEAGPQLLLQAFLQRIINGGGRIEREYGLGRKRTDLLIIWPWEKGAQRIVIELKIKYGELERTISAGLEQTFEYMDKCGAETGNLIVFDRDAEKTWDEKIFQRKENYRGRMIDIWGM
- a CDS encoding conserved membrane hypothetical protein (Evidence 4 : Unknown function but conserved in other organisms), with the translated sequence MELKTSLYIALVIFGLGVVYKVSTWFRHSLSPQAEAFGPGKRIAAVLKGISGTLFGPGILTLGRVLVLDVILQRRILRESALRWAMHMCIYGGFMALLFMHALGFMFFADFQSTVNPFLFLRDLFGVIVVVGLGISFYRRHILKIPRLVNNAMDHYMVAILAAIMLTGFLLQASQITSHSVYEQMVQDYSDIEDEDELKALEAFWVENYGVVSPGSKPPFDADLLELGAEANEMNCADCHAPAQAAFVSYAVSAGIRPIALYLNRIGFHDILYYFHFWLCLIGLAYLPFSRMFHIIVSPISLLANAVADPEKSDPAVVAVRQIMELDACTHCGTCSVNCFVGVMFEEAGNANILPSEKLASVKKFVAGKTCETDVGDIQEGLMMCANCRNCTVVCPVGINLQELWFSARETALKEGGPQMMALSSFSFYRGLKKEEIESGDYAAPADRATQALEEKFADFGEADISVNLEEGESEFKKSLSRLSINGNTFASCFACTTCTSVCPVANQYEDSPGDLGIGPHQIIHSAVMGFDDLIFRSKMLWSCLGCYECQEACPQGVPVTDVFYEIKNMAARRIKEDSQRV
- a CDS encoding conserved hypothetical protein (Evidence 4 : Unknown function but conserved in other organisms) — translated: MEYAIQRCCATAVFLEQYNVSTDAVMKRLGVNIVDIKEFNCCGYPAKSCDYNAYALASARNLSLAEKRNLDVMTFCNCCYGSLKHVDDLLRRDPEALEGVNEKLQKEDLRFGGSSKIKHLLEVLYFDIGIERIRERLVRSFEGTKIAVHYGCHILRPGEVANFGAPGSAAIFDELVKITGAELVPWDLQSRCCGASMRGVDDDLSDKIVRGKIADAKKAGADCVCSACAYCQLQLDRGQRMMADQNEGDRKNALPSILFTQLLGLSLGIDPKELSVEKSEMSLQTIVDALLDKKPEIKKKKKKKKKKVAKKSKKAAKKKTEAKAEKADDPPKAEKPADGGEKEE